In Streptomyces sp. P3, one DNA window encodes the following:
- a CDS encoding aldehyde dehydrogenase family protein yields MSDKSEKTEQPRLSVFKTYKLYVGGKFPRSESGRVYEVTDAQGRWLANAPQSSRKDARDAVVAARKAFGGWAGATAYNRGQILYRVAEMLEGRRGQFAREVADAEGLSKSRAAAAVDATIDRWVWYAGWTDKIAQVVGGGNPVAGPYFNLSSPEPTGVVTVLAPQDSSFLGLVSVVAPVIATGNTAVVIASERSPLPALSLGEVLATSDLPGGVVNVLSGRTAEIAAPLASHQDVNAIDLAGADEALAKELEIAAADNLKRVLRPQPVDDWAATPGIDRMTAFLETKTVWHPTGSLGASGSSY; encoded by the coding sequence ATGTCTGACAAGTCCGAGAAGACCGAGCAGCCGCGTCTGAGCGTCTTCAAGACCTACAAGCTGTACGTCGGCGGGAAGTTCCCGCGTTCGGAGAGCGGCCGGGTGTACGAGGTGACCGACGCACAGGGCAGGTGGCTGGCCAACGCGCCGCAGTCGTCCCGCAAGGACGCGCGTGACGCGGTGGTCGCCGCGCGCAAGGCGTTCGGCGGCTGGGCCGGGGCCACGGCGTACAACCGCGGCCAGATCCTCTACCGCGTCGCGGAGATGCTGGAGGGGCGCCGGGGGCAGTTCGCCCGCGAGGTCGCCGACGCCGAGGGCCTGTCGAAGTCCCGGGCGGCCGCGGCGGTGGACGCGACGATCGACCGCTGGGTCTGGTACGCGGGCTGGACCGACAAGATCGCCCAGGTGGTGGGCGGCGGGAACCCGGTCGCGGGTCCGTACTTCAACCTCTCCTCGCCGGAACCGACGGGCGTCGTGACCGTCCTGGCACCGCAGGACTCGTCCTTCCTGGGCCTGGTCTCGGTCGTCGCCCCGGTGATCGCCACCGGCAACACGGCCGTGGTGATCGCGAGCGAGCGGTCGCCGCTGCCGGCGCTGTCGCTCGGCGAGGTGCTCGCCACCTCCGACCTGCCCGGCGGCGTCGTCAACGTCCTCTCCGGCCGCACGGCGGAGATCGCGGCGCCCCTGGCGTCCCACCAGGACGTCAACGCGATCGACCTGGCGGGTGCCGACGAGGCGCTGGCGAAGGAGCTGGAGATCGCCGCGGCCGACAACCTCAAGCGCGTTCTTCGTCCACAGCCTGTGGACGACTGGGCGGCGACTCCCGGCATCGACCGCATGACGGCCTTCCTGGAGACCAAGACCGTCTGGCACCCGACGGGTTCGCTGGGCGCGTCCGGCTCGTCGTACTGA
- a CDS encoding uridine kinase: MTRASKPTRGVVDGPVDASHWFPVTPPPPIPTRVVLLCGPSGSGKSLLAARSGLPVLRLDDFYKEGDDPTLPSVAGSSDIDWDHPDSWDADAAVAAIVDLCGTGRTHVPVYDLSLSARTGEEAVEIGRTPLFIAEGIFAAEIVVRCRELGVLADALCLSRGPVKTFRRRFLRDLKEGRKSVPFLLRRGWRLMRAERSIVARQTGLGAYACDRDEALGRLAAAAGHRATTTQTAV; encoded by the coding sequence GTGACGCGCGCATCAAAGCCGACCCGCGGGGTCGTTGACGGACCGGTGGATGCCTCACACTGGTTTCCCGTGACGCCCCCTCCGCCCATACCGACCCGAGTCGTGCTGCTCTGCGGCCCTTCCGGCTCCGGCAAGTCCCTGCTCGCGGCCCGCTCCGGCCTTCCCGTGCTGCGGCTCGACGACTTCTACAAGGAGGGCGACGACCCGACGCTGCCGTCGGTCGCCGGCAGCTCCGACATCGACTGGGACCACCCCGACTCGTGGGACGCGGACGCGGCCGTCGCCGCGATCGTGGACCTGTGCGGCACCGGGCGCACTCATGTTCCCGTCTACGACCTCTCGCTCAGCGCGCGCACCGGCGAGGAGGCGGTCGAGATCGGGCGGACCCCGCTGTTCATCGCGGAAGGCATCTTCGCCGCCGAGATCGTCGTCCGCTGCCGGGAGCTGGGCGTCCTGGCCGACGCGCTGTGCCTGAGCCGCGGTCCGGTGAAGACCTTCCGCCGCCGCTTCCTGCGCGATCTGAAGGAGGGCCGCAAGTCGGTGCCCTTCCTCCTGCGGCGCGGCTGGCGTCTGATGCGCGCCGAACGCTCCATCGTGGCCCGGCAGACCGGGCTCGGCGCGTACGCCTGCGACCGCGACGAGGCACTGGGCCGCCTGGCCGCCGCCGCGGGCCACCGCGCCACCACCACGCAGACCGCCGTCTAG
- a CDS encoding SigE family RNA polymerase sigma factor: protein MNTLHGMSTNAVAVVTRLHDVNRGSEKSGAVTGRGCGRGIGRQNAPFMAVVDTGEQAAHGGAAYGEDSGERRSLTEAEFTAYVQERRASLYATAYHLTGDRFEAEDLLQSALFSTYRAWERISDKAAVGGYLRRTMTNLHISAWRRRKLNEYPTEELPETPGDTDAMRGTELRAVLWQALARLPELQRTMLVLRYYEGRTDPEIAEILDISVGTVKSSIWRSLRRLREDEVLSFGRDEEDAFGELVA from the coding sequence ATGAACACGCTGCACGGTATGAGCACCAACGCAGTCGCGGTCGTCACGCGTCTGCACGACGTGAACCGGGGTTCCGAGAAGTCCGGTGCTGTGACCGGGCGGGGGTGCGGTCGCGGCATCGGGCGTCAGAACGCCCCCTTCATGGCGGTCGTCGACACGGGGGAGCAGGCGGCTCACGGGGGAGCCGCGTACGGGGAGGACTCGGGGGAGCGTCGCTCCCTGACGGAGGCGGAGTTCACCGCCTACGTCCAGGAGCGCCGCGCCTCCCTGTACGCCACCGCCTACCACCTCACCGGCGACCGCTTCGAGGCCGAGGACCTGCTGCAGAGCGCGCTGTTCTCGACGTACCGGGCGTGGGAGCGGATCAGCGACAAGGCCGCGGTCGGCGGATACCTCCGCCGGACGATGACCAACCTGCACATCAGCGCGTGGCGCCGCCGCAAGCTGAACGAGTACCCGACCGAGGAACTGCCGGAGACGCCCGGCGACACGGACGCGATGCGCGGCACCGAACTGCGCGCCGTCCTGTGGCAGGCGCTGGCCCGGCTGCCCGAACTCCAGCGGACGATGCTGGTCCTGCGCTACTACGAGGGCCGCACCGACCCGGAGATCGCGGAGATCCTCGACATCAGTGTCGGCACGGTGAAGTCGAGCATCTGGCGGTCGCTCCGCCGGCTGCGCGAGGACGAGGTCCTCAGCTTCGGCCGTGACGAGGAGGACGCCTTCGGGGAGCTGGTCGCCTGA